The following proteins are encoded in a genomic region of Lachnospiraceae bacterium KM106-2:
- a CDS encoding transcriptional regulator, TetR family: MARRIKEDPEVHRNRIAGEAGRLFEKKGIQSTSMDEIAKKAGYSKATLYVYFQNKDEIIGFLVMKSMVKLKEYLNSALEEGEDFKEKYLGICKAMNTYEEEFPLYFSMVLDHINIDFEHSKCEESERETFRVGEEINLLLGAFFETGIKQGVFQEQANVKAFIFSIWGMLSGFIQLASKKEEYISQEMQMSKENFLERGFELLYGAIEKK, translated from the coding sequence ATGGCAAGAAGAATAAAAGAGGATCCAGAGGTACATAGAAATCGAATTGCAGGTGAGGCAGGACGATTGTTTGAGAAAAAAGGAATACAAAGTACATCTATGGATGAGATAGCAAAAAAGGCTGGTTACAGTAAAGCAACCTTATATGTGTATTTTCAGAATAAGGATGAAATCATAGGATTTCTTGTAATGAAAAGTATGGTGAAGTTAAAAGAGTATCTTAATTCTGCACTTGAGGAAGGGGAAGATTTCAAAGAGAAATATCTCGGGATATGTAAAGCTATGAATACTTATGAGGAAGAGTTTCCACTCTATTTTTCTATGGTGTTAGACCATATTAATATTGATTTTGAACACTCTAAATGCGAGGAATCAGAACGGGAGACATTTCGCGTAGGAGAAGAGATTAATCTACTACTTGGAGCTTTTTTTGAGACTGGGATAAAGCAGGGAGTATTTCAAGAGCAAGCAAATGTGAAGGCTTTTATTTTTTCAATCTGGGGAATGCTTTCAGGATTTATTCAACTTGCATCCAAGAAAGAGGAGTATATCAGCCAAGAAATGCAAATGAGTAAAGAAAATTTTTTGGAAAGGGGATTTGAATTATTATATGGGGCAATTGAAAAAAAATAA
- a CDS encoding L-fuconate dehydratase → MKAKKRHLHKIITITMSFLLTLSTVLSVFPTSAEAYTPFKTMDQFQIDGKGPTYYNVGYTGDMEDQQNFLKTGLKARDLNRIWEGAGMVAFYDKVNQFTLDPKEGTEAYMRMFVGRDRNITDQNKVNIKSKWNDSDLRYAKDGSTAFNEIQEYIVSLYRGVSGAQKREKKEDIVVKDLSEFSSGTTTSIWQTFGYVINSSDDGKDWEGHYIQLAVLYDNFRLTPVLPADYGKGTATATSIPGQSKQISGGYTNSTKKEVEASQNIGSETVETVTNTVEGSKTFTFSQNFSYSSEVTVSGLLASGSLSQTFGIGAEQAFSSGWSDSVENSKTTRSESAVSINMPPHTQVSLQQTNGKNIVTNNYDCPVALSYDVKIAAFVLDPKVASAKPEAKVLATFDNSSGALDAQDDYVQRRVKKFYDKDKIDWDTSYWALYNYWYDVEQKHDPIGKEFIELYNNLDGNFKNQIPVSITGGTMKYQIDGYTTKVEDIIPLHPITSISTADGIKEYQMVEGDRKVLDHIPLEGYNTHGVVYYGFNQQKGHWKLINSDGTDADDSVCNLDIDPMNGQVTAIAKSPGTVYAKYVIDENCYNSADNIKDYATDKEVNTVKIKLQVSDKEFDGTVENSGSVSYCIKDDPVNLDTAEGLNATVCDSTGIEINAPVVWQAKELNGISVKNNELTASKEGSYHIRATYHGKYASSWIEVTVKAARKLVKLELQDNCDPKVMADQNSSGANQIDLSSLTCKGYDQYGKEITSLNNLKFECKQKENVSLNKDQNGAIKATISAPGTYEFYVSLDGVVSNTLSVKIIKTWLVKFNSTDSKAGTIQVIADDKELVSGEAVVDGTAVKMIAHENDGYELKAILVNGSPVKNESTITIDQDTQIEAEFQVKVEPATPEPATPEPATPEPATPEPATPEPATPEPATPEPATPEPVTPTPDPAKPAPVTQQPTTQTPVTSQPKSYSVSYKKNTSKTVVGLPTDTKKYKLGNKVQVKGGLVSTSAFFTGWNTKPNGTGKSYVPGGKFAITNNVTLYAQWKTNYTKSSLKYKVVGNKVVSCTGTTNKSMKKIKIANNITYKGITYKVTSVGKNAFKGNSKVISVSIPNKVKTLNDFAFYGMKNLSKVTIGNGLTKIGKHVFCHAKKNCVIVISSSKLKTVGSPQNHYAVPMIIKVPKNKVKAYKKLFMKNTKGIVVKKK, encoded by the coding sequence GTGAAAGCTAAAAAGAGACATTTACATAAGATAATAACCATAACAATGTCATTTTTGTTGACATTATCGACGGTATTGTCGGTATTTCCAACATCAGCGGAGGCTTATACACCGTTTAAAACGATGGATCAGTTCCAGATAGATGGTAAGGGGCCGACTTATTACAATGTAGGGTATACTGGAGATATGGAAGATCAGCAGAACTTTTTGAAGACTGGGTTAAAAGCAAGGGATTTGAATAGAATTTGGGAAGGTGCAGGCATGGTTGCCTTCTACGATAAAGTAAATCAGTTTACTTTGGATCCCAAAGAAGGCACTGAGGCCTATATGAGGATGTTTGTGGGAAGAGATCGGAATATAACGGACCAGAACAAGGTGAACATAAAAAGTAAATGGAATGATAGTGATCTAAGGTATGCTAAAGATGGAAGTACTGCATTTAATGAAATTCAAGAATATATTGTGAGTCTCTATCGAGGTGTTAGTGGGGCGCAAAAGAGAGAGAAGAAGGAGGATATCGTGGTGAAAGATCTGAGTGAATTCAGTTCTGGGACGACAACTTCTATCTGGCAGACATTTGGTTATGTGATAAATTCTTCAGATGATGGGAAGGACTGGGAAGGACATTATATTCAGTTGGCGGTTCTATATGATAATTTCCGTTTGACTCCTGTACTTCCAGCAGATTATGGAAAAGGTACTGCAACTGCAACTTCAATTCCAGGTCAATCAAAGCAGATCAGTGGTGGCTATACCAATAGTACAAAGAAGGAAGTAGAGGCCTCACAGAATATTGGAAGCGAGACCGTGGAAACAGTTACGAATACAGTAGAAGGAAGTAAAACCTTTACTTTTTCCCAGAACTTTTCTTATAGTTCAGAGGTAACGGTTAGTGGCTTATTGGCGAGTGGCTCCCTATCGCAGACATTTGGTATCGGTGCAGAACAGGCGTTTTCATCAGGTTGGTCGGACAGCGTGGAAAATTCCAAGACGACCAGATCAGAATCAGCGGTTTCAATCAATATGCCACCACATACACAGGTTAGTTTGCAACAGACAAATGGAAAGAATATCGTGACGAATAATTATGATTGTCCAGTAGCACTGTCTTATGATGTAAAGATTGCAGCATTTGTATTAGATCCCAAGGTTGCGAGTGCAAAGCCAGAAGCAAAAGTGTTAGCGACTTTTGATAACTCTTCAGGTGCATTGGATGCACAGGATGACTATGTACAAAGAAGAGTAAAAAAATTCTATGATAAAGATAAGATTGATTGGGATACTTCGTATTGGGCTTTATATAATTACTGGTATGATGTAGAGCAAAAACATGATCCGATCGGTAAAGAGTTTATTGAACTATATAATAATCTAGATGGAAATTTTAAGAATCAGATACCAGTATCAATTACTGGTGGAACAATGAAATATCAGATAGACGGATATACAACAAAGGTAGAGGATATCATTCCATTACATCCAATAACATCGATCAGCACAGCAGACGGTATTAAGGAATATCAGATGGTGGAGGGAGATCGGAAGGTATTAGATCATATTCCGCTGGAAGGATACAATACACATGGAGTTGTGTATTACGGTTTTAATCAACAAAAAGGGCATTGGAAGTTGATTAACTCAGATGGAACTGATGCAGATGATTCAGTATGTAATTTGGATATCGATCCTATGAATGGGCAAGTTACAGCTATTGCAAAGAGTCCTGGTACTGTCTATGCAAAGTACGTGATAGATGAAAATTGTTATAATTCAGCAGATAACATAAAAGATTATGCTACAGACAAAGAGGTCAATACGGTTAAGATCAAGCTTCAGGTTTCAGACAAAGAGTTTGATGGTACTGTAGAAAATAGCGGAAGTGTGTCTTATTGCATCAAGGATGATCCAGTAAATCTGGATACAGCAGAAGGGTTAAATGCAACGGTCTGCGATAGTACTGGAATTGAGATTAATGCACCAGTAGTATGGCAGGCGAAGGAGTTAAATGGAATATCCGTTAAGAACAATGAACTGACTGCAAGTAAAGAAGGCTCTTATCATATTCGTGCAACTTATCATGGGAAATATGCTTCCAGCTGGATTGAAGTAACTGTAAAAGCAGCTCGAAAATTAGTAAAACTGGAACTACAGGATAACTGTGATCCTAAAGTGATGGCAGATCAGAATTCATCTGGAGCCAACCAGATCGATCTTTCTAGCTTGACTTGCAAGGGATATGACCAATATGGGAAAGAGATCACTTCACTTAATAATTTGAAATTTGAGTGTAAGCAGAAAGAGAATGTTAGCCTTAATAAGGATCAGAATGGTGCAATTAAGGCCACGATCAGTGCGCCAGGCACTTATGAATTCTATGTCTCGTTAGATGGTGTTGTATCGAATACTTTGTCAGTTAAGATAATAAAGACATGGTTGGTGAAATTCAATTCAACGGATTCAAAGGCAGGAACGATCCAAGTGATAGCAGATGATAAAGAGCTTGTTAGCGGAGAAGCCGTAGTGGATGGAACTGCTGTTAAGATGATAGCACACGAAAATGATGGGTATGAGTTAAAGGCGATCTTAGTCAATGGCAGCCCGGTGAAAAATGAAAGTACGATCACGATCGATCAGGATACCCAGATAGAAGCAGAGTTCCAGGTTAAGGTGGAACCAGCAACGCCAGAACCAGCAACGCCAGAACCAGCAACGCCAGAACCAGCAACGCCAGAACCAGCAACGCCAGAACCAGCGACACCAGAACCAGCGACACCAGAACCAGCAACGCCAGAACCAGTGACGCCAACACCAGATCCAGCTAAACCAGCACCAGTTACTCAGCAGCCAACGACACAAACACCAGTTACTTCACAGCCTAAATCCTATTCTGTAAGTTATAAAAAGAATACAAGTAAAACAGTTGTAGGTTTGCCAACGGATACGAAGAAATATAAATTAGGTAATAAGGTTCAGGTGAAAGGCGGTTTGGTTAGTACATCAGCATTTTTTACAGGATGGAATACAAAACCGAATGGAACAGGCAAGAGTTATGTGCCAGGTGGGAAGTTTGCGATTACCAATAATGTGACCCTATATGCACAGTGGAAGACCAACTATACCAAATCTTCCTTGAAATATAAAGTGGTTGGAAATAAGGTGGTTTCCTGTACGGGAACTACCAATAAGTCCATGAAGAAGATCAAGATCGCCAATAACATAACTTATAAGGGAATTACTTATAAAGTAACTAGTGTTGGAAAGAATGCATTCAAGGGAAATAGCAAAGTGATATCCGTTTCGATTCCAAACAAGGTGAAGACTTTGAATGATTTTGCATTTTATGGTATGAAGAATCTAAGCAAGGTAACGATAGGAAACGGACTTACCAAGATTGGAAAGCATGTATTTTGCCATGCAAAGAAAAACTGTGTGATCGTCATAAGCAGCAGCAAACTTAAGACTGTGGGATCACCACAGAATCATTATGCAGTTCCAATGATCATTAAGGTTCCCAAAAATAAAGTAAAAGCATATAAGAAGTTGTTTATGAAAAATACAAAAGGAATTGTGGTTAAGAAAAAATAG
- a CDS encoding putative transcriptional regulator, MarR family, with the protein MEAKLKNLTIIDLISEKHIILRREVQERWAEYEEEVITHNEAMLLAKISQERISLAEVARQANISRQAMFKCAKKLEEKGYLRFVNDEVSGKYTELTKQGEEYCKKSRELKENIEREIADRIGEDVVDCIKEYLLKDWVK; encoded by the coding sequence ATGGAAGCGAAATTAAAAAATTTGACGATTATAGATTTGATCAGTGAGAAGCATATTATCTTAAGACGAGAAGTCCAAGAACGTTGGGCAGAATACGAGGAAGAAGTGATTACTCATAACGAAGCTATGCTCCTTGCAAAAATTAGCCAAGAGAGAATTTCCCTCGCTGAAGTAGCAAGACAGGCCAATATCTCCAGACAGGCGATGTTTAAGTGTGCCAAGAAGTTAGAAGAGAAGGGATATCTTCGATTTGTAAACGATGAAGTAAGTGGAAAATATACAGAGTTGACGAAACAGGGGGAAGAGTACTGTAAGAAGAGCAGGGAATTAAAAGAAAATATTGAACGTGAAATTGCAGATAGGATCGGTGAGGATGTAGTGGATTGTATTAAAGAGTATTTGTTAAAAGACTGGGTGAAATAA
- a CDS encoding histidinol-phosphate aminotransferase, with protein sequence MEAEVLLRDCMKVKPASTRASRTKSSSTPKGIIRMLYNENNFGMAPSALKVLKETIAMSSRYPDFFAVSLKETIASHYNLKFENIITAPGSSAIIDMLGAIFINPGDEVVYGDPTFGAFPDMANDNGGICVPVPLNDKYEFDLDAIYAKVTDKTKIVVICNPNNPTGTAVDCRKLEELIHKMPSHVITVVDEAYMEYANDPNVYSMIKLFQEGKVDKPLVILKTFSKIYGMAGVRVGYAISNPELTDQLYKSSHAWNVSYSGNLAASAALLYDDEYIKETRKKCILERDYIQDHLSALGCMVVPSQTSFIYFDSHMTPKELSDQLAKRNILIGGSYNGKSRVSIGNHQENLLFIKAMTEILAK encoded by the coding sequence ATGGAAGCAGAAGTATTATTAAGAGATTGTATGAAGGTGAAACCAGCAAGTACTCGTGCCAGCAGAACAAAATCTAGTTCTACTCCAAAAGGCATCATTCGAATGCTCTACAATGAAAATAATTTTGGTATGGCACCAAGCGCATTAAAAGTCTTAAAAGAAACCATAGCCATGTCCAGCAGATATCCAGACTTCTTTGCCGTATCCTTAAAGGAAACAATCGCATCACATTATAACTTAAAATTTGAAAATATAATAACCGCTCCAGGATCCAGTGCAATTATTGATATGTTGGGTGCTATTTTTATTAATCCCGGAGATGAAGTTGTGTACGGAGATCCTACCTTTGGAGCCTTTCCTGATATGGCAAATGACAATGGCGGTATCTGTGTCCCTGTACCGCTAAATGACAAATATGAATTCGATCTGGATGCTATTTATGCAAAAGTTACCGATAAGACAAAAATTGTAGTCATCTGTAATCCAAATAATCCAACCGGTACTGCCGTTGACTGTAGAAAGCTGGAAGAGTTGATCCATAAGATGCCATCCCATGTGATCACGGTCGTTGATGAGGCCTATATGGAATATGCTAATGATCCAAATGTATACAGCATGATCAAACTATTTCAAGAAGGCAAAGTGGATAAACCACTTGTAATCCTTAAGACATTTTCAAAAATTTATGGTATGGCCGGTGTACGTGTCGGATATGCCATCAGCAATCCTGAACTTACCGATCAATTATATAAATCGTCCCATGCTTGGAACGTAAGCTATTCTGGTAACCTTGCAGCATCCGCCGCTTTACTATATGATGATGAATACATTAAAGAAACTCGTAAGAAATGCATTTTAGAACGAGACTACATACAAGACCACTTATCTGCTTTAGGATGTATGGTCGTCCCATCGCAGACAAGCTTTATCTACTTTGATTCCCATATGACTCCAAAAGAGCTATCTGATCAATTAGCAAAACGCAATATTTTGATCGGTGGTTCTTATAATGGAAAGAGCCGGGTAAGTATCGGGAATCATCAAGAAAACTTATTATTTATTAAAGCAATGACAGAAATACTAGCCAAATAA
- a CDS encoding transcriptional regulator, AsnC family encodes MTIKNIANKISLSAPAVSNRIDKMEREGYIQSYHAIIDTSRLGYESKAFVRVEVRAALEEKFFKMINEKKNVVSCNAISGEYTMLLEVMFRTTKELDDFLGELQGYGKTLTNIVFSTYIEHRGIELEPKKVF; translated from the coding sequence ATGACGATTAAGAATATTGCTAATAAAATTTCCCTTTCGGCACCTGCAGTATCCAATCGGATTGATAAGATGGAGAGAGAAGGCTATATACAAAGTTATCATGCCATTATTGATACAAGCAGACTAGGATATGAGTCCAAGGCATTTGTAAGAGTGGAAGTCAGGGCTGCATTGGAAGAAAAGTTTTTTAAGATGATCAATGAAAAAAAGAATGTTGTATCATGTAATGCTATTTCAGGAGAGTACACAATGTTATTAGAAGTTATGTTTAGGACAACGAAGGAGTTGGATGATTTTCTTGGAGAGTTGCAAGGTTATGGAAAGACACTTACCAATATTGTATTTTCTACTTACATAGAACATAGAGGAATTGAATTAGAACCAAAGAAAGTTTTCTAA
- a CDS encoding FMN-binding domain-containing protein, producing the protein MSGIFFLACIAHLLFAIPVLNARSIAVVSSGIFAFAVAILLITLCHVTKDKKKKMLWHRILSVVLLLVVGIHLVTYFVDFNQYKNKIQEIRIGEPDLSKVSNGTYIGEYNVGYIDAKVQVKVEDKRITDIQILEHKTERGKKAEKIVDAMVDQQKIHVDAVTGATNSSLVIEKACENALRQE; encoded by the coding sequence ATGAGCGGTATATTTTTTCTTGCATGTATTGCACACTTACTTTTTGCAATTCCGGTTTTGAATGCACGAAGTATAGCAGTTGTATCTTCAGGAATTTTTGCGTTTGCAGTAGCGATATTATTAATTACATTATGTCATGTAACCAAGGATAAGAAAAAGAAAATGTTATGGCATAGAATACTTTCTGTTGTGTTGCTTTTAGTTGTTGGAATTCACTTAGTGACTTACTTTGTTGACTTTAATCAATATAAAAACAAGATACAAGAAATTAGGATAGGTGAACCTGATTTATCGAAGGTTTCAAATGGAACCTATATCGGAGAATATAATGTCGGATACATAGATGCAAAGGTACAAGTGAAGGTTGAGGATAAAAGAATTACAGATATTCAAATATTAGAACATAAAACAGAACGAGGGAAAAAGGCAGAGAAGATTGTAGATGCGATGGTCGATCAGCAAAAGATCCATGTGGATGCCGTTACAGGTGCAACCAATTCTAGTTTGGTGATCGAGAAAGCTTGTGAGAATGCGTTACGACAAGAGTAA
- a CDS encoding iron-sulfur flavoprotein — protein MGQLKKNKTLAILGGPHKNGVTAKMLEIAMKASKDRGDEVEILYLYEKEIQFCKGCRKCLETKQCVIKDDIVGIVDAIKKSDTIILATPVYWANVPAAVKNLFDRLLGVAMEETKTFPKPRLSGRNYVLLTACNTAMPFAKIFGQSTGAIRAMKEFFKTSGMRCKGIAVCGNTSNKKEVPAKVKCKIERFFR, from the coding sequence ATGGGGCAATTGAAAAAAAATAAAACATTAGCAATACTAGGCGGACCACATAAAAATGGTGTTACAGCTAAAATGCTTGAGATTGCAATGAAGGCAAGCAAGGATAGAGGCGATGAGGTCGAGATATTGTATTTGTATGAGAAAGAAATTCAATTTTGCAAAGGTTGCAGAAAGTGTTTAGAGACAAAACAATGTGTAATAAAAGATGATATAGTCGGAATCGTGGATGCAATTAAGAAAAGCGATACCATTATTTTGGCGACACCAGTGTATTGGGCAAATGTACCGGCAGCGGTAAAGAATTTATTTGATCGTTTGCTTGGAGTCGCTATGGAAGAAACAAAGACATTTCCGAAACCACGCCTTTCAGGACGAAACTATGTACTTCTTACTGCTTGTAATACAGCAATGCCATTTGCGAAAATATTTGGACAATCAACCGGTGCCATAAGGGCGATGAAAGAATTTTTTAAGACAAGTGGAATGAGATGTAAGGGAATCGCAGTATGCGGAAATACCTCGAATAAGAAAGAGGTTCCAGCAAAAGTAAAGTGTAAGATAGAAAGATTCTTTCGATAA
- a CDS encoding ATP-dependent transcriptional regulator-like protein produces the protein MDYMSAKEAAKRWGISVRRVQNLCKDGRIPKAQRISNSWIIPSGSRRPKDLRKKQSVKKKKIEAVILPERKPPEIVDYEKLLQQDFRGMRYLNLNGRPFVEVVLQTLKECPKKVRRKYPLALLQMAFALTGIHCYRQLFQNTLQEIKDILKEYPCDPEEKDQLLGEYEVILSFADYPDFKKMIPHFQKAKILCRQTIRCIALTESLTMGGFPAIPAFERLGRDEEEQLSALAKILECLEAIADGLGQGLEPLWRADIAYYEGRMEEAKGLAFESLYISRSRGQDCVSMGALELLSHIAIHTDDVELWNQSLDELKTLAENESVCDVGKKIMYVIIRSELYNALDIPERVETWIKKGQICFTWMPDNMYVTAQYIHIAYLFHKGQYIQELAAVKTALPFAIENVPQVAYYMRLFGVAALCELDRKEEAREMFLGTMSMFSDQHQILNCGEFYWIMRELMEEYFDSHTWLKGQVGQLKKNYGYGLTKLNADICNRQLPRTITNREYEVAVEAARGKTNKEIARYLVISEHTVRTHLRSIFKKMAVEKRNELKKKLLDS, from the coding sequence ATGGACTATATGTCTGCAAAAGAGGCGGCTAAACGTTGGGGTATTTCCGTTCGGCGCGTACAGAATCTATGCAAGGACGGAAGAATCCCAAAGGCGCAGAGAATTTCTAACAGTTGGATAATACCAAGCGGTAGCAGACGTCCGAAGGATTTGAGAAAGAAACAGAGTGTAAAGAAGAAAAAGATAGAGGCAGTAATACTTCCTGAGAGAAAGCCCCCAGAGATTGTTGATTATGAAAAGCTATTACAGCAGGATTTTCGTGGTATGCGATACTTGAATTTAAATGGAAGACCTTTTGTAGAAGTTGTGCTTCAGACATTAAAGGAATGTCCTAAGAAAGTGAGAAGAAAATATCCATTGGCTCTCCTACAGATGGCATTTGCGCTAACAGGAATACACTGTTATCGACAACTGTTTCAGAATACATTACAGGAAATAAAAGATATTCTGAAAGAATATCCATGCGATCCAGAGGAGAAAGATCAGCTTCTAGGAGAGTATGAAGTCATATTATCATTTGCAGACTATCCTGATTTTAAGAAGATGATTCCTCACTTTCAGAAAGCAAAGATTTTATGCAGGCAGACCATACGCTGCATAGCGTTAACAGAATCTCTTACGATGGGAGGATTCCCTGCAATTCCAGCGTTTGAACGATTGGGTAGAGATGAAGAAGAACAGTTAAGTGCCCTCGCAAAAATATTAGAATGTTTAGAAGCCATAGCAGATGGCCTAGGACAAGGTTTGGAACCATTGTGGAGAGCGGATATTGCCTATTATGAGGGGAGAATGGAGGAAGCAAAGGGACTTGCCTTTGAATCTCTTTATATCAGCAGAAGTCGAGGACAGGATTGTGTCAGCATGGGAGCTTTGGAGTTATTAAGTCATATTGCCATACATACGGATGATGTTGAATTGTGGAATCAGTCTTTAGATGAGCTAAAAACACTGGCAGAGAACGAGAGTGTATGTGATGTGGGTAAAAAAATAATGTATGTGATCATCCGCAGTGAGCTATACAATGCGCTGGATATCCCTGAACGGGTGGAAACATGGATCAAAAAGGGACAGATTTGTTTTACATGGATGCCGGATAACATGTATGTAACAGCACAGTATATCCATATTGCTTATTTATTTCATAAGGGTCAGTATATACAAGAGTTAGCAGCAGTAAAAACAGCACTTCCATTTGCAATAGAAAATGTTCCTCAGGTTGCTTATTATATGAGGTTATTTGGGGTAGCTGCACTGTGTGAGTTAGATCGAAAGGAAGAAGCAAGGGAGATGTTTCTTGGGACCATGTCCATGTTTTCCGATCAGCATCAGATCTTAAACTGTGGGGAATTTTACTGGATCATGAGAGAGTTGATGGAGGAGTATTTTGATTCACATACATGGCTAAAGGGGCAGGTCGGGCAGCTGAAAAAAAATTATGGGTATGGTTTGACGAAGTTAAATGCCGATATCTGTAATCGCCAACTGCCAAGAACCATTACAAACCGAGAGTATGAAGTTGCTGTGGAGGCAGCTAGAGGAAAGACCAATAAAGAAATCGCAAGATATCTGGTGATTTCAGAACATACCGTGCGGACTCATCTGCGAAGTATATTTAAAAAAATGGCGGTAGAGAAGAGGAATGAATTAAAGAAGAAACTTTTAGATAGTTGA